A genome region from Dolichospermum compactum NIES-806 includes the following:
- a CDS encoding DUF29 family protein, giving the protein MTQELIDLRNSILEQRYSDALAIVDELEGMSKQAILRNIQAFLRILLIHLIKNQIEARLTNSWVASIRNSLIEIKKINLKENKKSYYINQNEWDGWLEDEIELAIADASLEVMNGKFKRQQLSQMLNKPQLILTATELINFTYNYQIRELPDIIDDYLGNLSGGEDWKLGKR; this is encoded by the coding sequence ATGACACAGGAATTAATAGACCTCAGAAATAGTATTTTAGAACAACGTTACAGCGATGCTTTAGCTATTGTTGATGAATTAGAGGGGATGAGTAAACAAGCTATTTTACGGAATATTCAAGCATTTTTGAGAATTTTGTTAATTCATTTGATTAAAAACCAAATAGAAGCCCGATTAACTAATTCTTGGGTTGCTTCTATTCGCAATTCATTGATAGAAATTAAAAAAATAAATCTCAAAGAAAATAAAAAATCCTATTATATCAATCAAAATGAATGGGATGGTTGGTTAGAAGATGAAATTGAATTAGCAATAGCTGACGCTAGTTTAGAAGTAATGAATGGAAAATTTAAGCGTCAGCAACTTTCCCAAATGTTAAACAAACCACAATTAATATTAACTGCAACCGAGTTAATTAACTTCACCTATAATTATCAAATTAGAGAATTACCAGATATTATTGATGATTATTTAGGTAATTTATCTGGTGGTGAAGATTGGAAGTTAGGGAAAAGGTAA
- a CDS encoding thioredoxin family protein has translation MNKGVITITDAEFETEVLTAEQPVLVYFWASWCGPCQLMSPVINLAAATYSDRLKIVKMEADPNPVAIKQYQVEGLPALRLVRGKELLESVEGVIGKEKLLSLLDQHLNNN, from the coding sequence ATGAACAAGGGTGTAATCACTATCACTGATGCTGAGTTTGAAACGGAAGTGTTAACAGCCGAGCAGCCTGTATTAGTTTATTTCTGGGCTTCCTGGTGTGGTCCTTGTCAATTGATGTCACCAGTGATTAACTTGGCTGCGGCAACTTACAGCGATCGCCTAAAAATTGTTAAAATGGAAGCTGACCCTAATCCAGTCGCTATCAAGCAATATCAGGTAGAAGGTCTTCCCGCTCTGAGATTGGTAAGAGGAAAAGAACTATTAGAATCTGTCGAGGGAGTAATTGGTAAAGAGAAATTACTCAGTCTTTTAGATCAGCATTTAAATAATAATTAG
- the nadC gene encoding carboxylating nicotinate-nucleotide diphosphorylase, whose protein sequence is MKSSVAVLPPFLVLDQLLQSWLLEDIGRGDRTTQSLLSHNPTRGEAKWIAKAPGIIAGLPVAARVFQLLNHQVDFVNVTAEGAKCEPGQVVAEINGLLDTLLMGERVALNLVMRLSGIASLTSIYVEKIADLPAQLVDTRKTTPGLRILEKYATALGGAMNHRMGLDDAVMIKDNHIVAAGGIGEAITRIRSHVPYPLTIEVETENLAQVREALQYKADIIMLDNMPLSIMSEAVLLIRDEDNRVKIEASGNVTLETVRAVAETGVDYISTSAPITQSKWLDLSMRMV, encoded by the coding sequence ATGAAGAGTTCAGTGGCTGTACTACCGCCGTTTTTGGTGTTGGATCAATTGTTGCAAAGTTGGTTGTTGGAAGATATTGGTAGGGGTGATCGCACTACTCAATCTCTATTGTCCCACAATCCTACTAGAGGAGAAGCGAAATGGATAGCGAAAGCACCGGGGATAATTGCGGGTTTACCGGTTGCGGCTAGGGTGTTTCAGCTTTTGAATCATCAAGTTGATTTTGTCAATGTCACCGCTGAGGGGGCAAAATGTGAACCAGGACAGGTGGTAGCCGAAATTAATGGTTTATTGGATACGCTGTTAATGGGGGAAAGGGTGGCGCTTAATTTGGTGATGCGGTTAAGTGGAATTGCCAGTTTGACTAGTATATATGTGGAAAAAATTGCTGATTTACCTGCTCAGTTGGTAGATACGCGCAAAACCACACCAGGATTGAGAATTTTGGAAAAGTACGCTACTGCTTTAGGAGGGGCGATGAATCACCGTATGGGTTTAGATGATGCGGTGATGATTAAGGATAATCATATTGTTGCGGCTGGGGGAATTGGGGAAGCTATTACCCGCATTCGTTCTCACGTTCCGTATCCTCTAACAATTGAGGTGGAAACGGAAAATTTAGCACAAGTGAGGGAAGCTTTACAGTACAAAGCAGATATTATTATGTTGGATAATATGCCTTTGTCTATAATGAGTGAGGCTGTATTATTGATTCGTGATGAAGATAATCGGGTGAAAATTGAGGCTTCGGGAAATGTGACTTTGGAGACTGTTCGCGCTGTGGCGGAAACTGGAGTTGATTATATTTCTACTAGTGCGCCCATTACTCAGTCTAAATGGTTGGATTTGAGTATGAGGATGGTTTAA
- the menB gene encoding 1,4-dihydroxy-2-naphthoyl-CoA synthase, whose product MIETDWKTVKIYEDIIYQKTDGIAKITINRPHKRNAFRPKTVFELYEAFWDAKEDTTIGVVLFTGSGPHTDGKYAFCSGGDQSVRGQAGYVDETGIPRLNVLDLQRLIRSMPKVVIALVAGYAIGGGHVLHLICDLTIAADNAIFGQTGPKVGSFDGGFGASYLARIVGQKKAREIWFLCRQYNAQQALEMGLVNTVVPVEKLEAEGVQWAQEVLEKSPIAIRCLKSAFNADCDGQAGLQELSGNATLLYYMTEEGAEGKQAFLEKRPPNFRDFPWLP is encoded by the coding sequence ATGATAGAAACCGACTGGAAGACCGTCAAAATCTACGAAGACATTATCTACCAAAAAACCGACGGTATCGCTAAAATCACCATTAACCGTCCCCACAAACGTAACGCATTCCGTCCTAAAACCGTCTTTGAACTATACGAAGCCTTTTGGGATGCTAAAGAAGATACTACTATTGGAGTAGTCCTATTTACAGGTTCAGGACCTCATACAGATGGAAAATATGCCTTTTGTTCAGGTGGTGATCAAAGTGTACGTGGACAAGCAGGTTATGTAGATGAAACCGGAATCCCTCGGTTAAACGTCTTAGACTTGCAACGTCTCATTCGTTCCATGCCGAAAGTAGTAATTGCCCTAGTCGCGGGTTATGCTATCGGCGGGGGTCATGTTCTCCATTTAATTTGTGATTTAACTATTGCGGCTGATAATGCCATTTTTGGGCAAACAGGACCCAAAGTGGGGAGTTTTGATGGTGGTTTTGGTGCTAGTTATTTAGCCAGAATAGTAGGACAAAAAAAAGCCAGGGAAATATGGTTTCTTTGTCGTCAATATAACGCCCAACAAGCATTAGAAATGGGCTTGGTTAATACTGTTGTCCCTGTAGAAAAACTAGAAGCAGAAGGCGTACAATGGGCGCAAGAAGTATTAGAAAAAAGTCCCATAGCTATTCGTTGTCTGAAATCAGCATTTAACGCTGACTGTGACGGACAAGCTGGTTTACAAGAATTGTCTGGTAACGCTACTCTACTTTATTACATGACAGAAGAAGGAGCAGAAGGAAAACAAGCCTTTTTGGAAAAACGTCCCCCTAACTTCCGGGATTTTCCCTGGTTGCCTTAA
- a CDS encoding DUF721 domain-containing protein: MSFKSIDQVLGNIQRSPQWQEQVLLRLLKCWGEVVGTTVAVQTRPLSIQRDVLWVATSSAAWAQNLTFGRKTILVKLNDKLSTSLVDIRFSTAEWKNSSITGTEATVSASEHPSYVADDLIGDRLVKPSIDNALGAFENWAKMMQERSHHLPLCPQCQCPTPPGELERWDVCSLCCSKQL, translated from the coding sequence ATGTCTTTTAAGTCAATTGATCAGGTTTTAGGGAATATTCAACGTTCACCACAATGGCAAGAACAGGTATTGCTGCGGTTACTGAAGTGTTGGGGAGAAGTTGTGGGGACTACTGTTGCGGTGCAAACTCGTCCTTTGTCTATTCAGCGTGATGTTTTGTGGGTGGCAACTTCTAGTGCCGCTTGGGCGCAAAATTTGACATTTGGCAGGAAGACCATCTTGGTAAAGTTAAATGACAAGCTATCTACGTCTTTGGTAGATATTCGCTTTTCTACAGCCGAGTGGAAAAATTCATCAATAACGGGAACAGAAGCCACTGTTTCAGCATCAGAACATCCTAGTTATGTGGCTGATGATCTGATTGGTGATAGGTTGGTTAAACCCAGTATTGACAATGCTTTGGGTGCTTTTGAGAATTGGGCTAAAATGATGCAAGAGCGATCGCATCATCTCCCCTTGTGTCCCCAATGTCAATGTCCCACTCCACCGGGTGAACTTGAACGCTGGGACGTTTGTTCTCTCTGCTGCTCTAAGCAGTTATAG
- a CDS encoding phosphoketolase family protein, giving the protein MTIASIPQIKPLTDTELQQINAYWRAANYLSVGQIYLLDNPLLREPLKQEHVKPRLLGHWGTTPGLNLIYAHFNRVIKKYDLNAIYIAGPGHGGPGLVANTYLEGTYSEYYPNISQDEEGMQKLFKQFSFPGGIPSHVAPETPGSIHEGGELGYALVHAYGAVFDNPDLIVAAVVGDGEAETGPLATSWHSNKFINPVTDGAVLPILHLNGYKIANPTVLARIPHEELESLFIGYGYKPYFVEGSDPAEVHQKMAAVLDTIIPEIQSIQREARIHGFKERPQWPMIVLRTPKGWTGPKEVDGKKTEDYWRSHQVPFSDIAGKPEHLQLLEDWLKSYKPEELFNENGQLLPELAELAPKGQRRMGDNPHANGGILLRDLKMPDFSNYAVEVAKPGTVNAEATKVTGKFLRDIMKLNDESRNFRVFGPDETASNRIDPILEVTNRAWDAEILPEDDHLSPDGRVMEILSETNCQGWLEGYLLTGRHGFFSCYEAFIHIIDSMFNQHAKWLKTTRHITWRRPIASLNYLLTSHVWRQDHNGFSHQDPGFIDHVINKKAEIIRVYLPPDANTLLSVTDHCLRSRNYVNVIVAGKQPALQYLDMDSAIKHCTKGLGIWEWASNDQDSETDVVMACAGDVPTLETLAAVDILRQHFPDLKVRVVNVVDLMTLQPQSEHPHGLSNKDFDTIFTTDKPVIFAFHGYPWLIHRLTYRHTNHNNIHVRGYKEEGTTTTPFDMVVMNDLDRFHLVMDVIDRVPKLGSKAAYVKQQLQDKLIEHKQYIQKHGEDMPEIQDWTWPY; this is encoded by the coding sequence ATGACTATTGCCAGTATTCCACAGATAAAACCTTTAACAGACACAGAATTGCAACAGATTAACGCTTATTGGCGTGCTGCTAACTATCTGTCTGTTGGACAAATTTACCTTCTTGACAATCCCTTACTAAGAGAACCACTTAAACAAGAACACGTCAAACCTCGACTCTTAGGACATTGGGGAACTACTCCAGGGCTAAACTTAATTTATGCCCACTTTAACAGAGTTATTAAAAAATACGACCTCAATGCAATTTACATAGCTGGACCCGGACATGGTGGACCCGGACTTGTTGCCAATACCTACTTGGAAGGAACATATAGCGAATATTACCCCAACATCTCCCAAGATGAAGAGGGAATGCAAAAACTATTTAAGCAATTTTCCTTTCCTGGTGGTATTCCCAGCCACGTCGCCCCAGAAACCCCTGGTTCTATCCATGAAGGGGGAGAATTAGGTTATGCTTTAGTTCACGCTTACGGGGCGGTATTTGATAACCCTGATTTGATAGTTGCGGCGGTTGTCGGTGACGGAGAAGCGGAAACTGGGCCTTTGGCTACAAGCTGGCATTCTAACAAATTTATTAACCCGGTTACTGATGGTGCGGTTTTACCAATTCTGCATTTGAATGGATACAAAATTGCTAACCCCACAGTATTAGCACGGATACCTCATGAGGAGTTAGAAAGCCTGTTTATCGGCTATGGCTATAAACCTTACTTCGTTGAAGGTTCTGACCCTGCGGAAGTTCACCAAAAAATGGCGGCAGTATTAGATACAATTATTCCTGAGATTCAAAGTATCCAAAGAGAAGCACGGATACATGGTTTCAAAGAAAGACCGCAATGGCCAATGATTGTTTTACGCACTCCTAAAGGTTGGACTGGACCCAAGGAAGTGGACGGGAAGAAAACAGAGGATTATTGGCGATCGCACCAAGTCCCTTTTAGTGATATAGCTGGTAAACCGGAACATCTGCAATTGCTAGAAGATTGGCTAAAAAGTTACAAACCCGAAGAACTGTTTAATGAAAACGGTCAACTGCTTCCCGAACTCGCAGAACTAGCCCCCAAAGGTCAACGTCGCATGGGAGACAATCCCCACGCAAATGGGGGAATTTTGCTGCGTGATTTGAAAATGCCTGATTTTAGCAACTATGCTGTAGAAGTAGCGAAACCAGGGACAGTTAACGCCGAAGCTACCAAGGTAACGGGTAAGTTTCTGCGTGACATTATGAAACTGAACGACGAAAGCCGCAACTTTCGCGTTTTTGGTCCCGACGAAACCGCCTCAAATCGCATAGATCCTATCCTTGAAGTGACAAATCGGGCCTGGGATGCGGAAATTCTCCCGGAAGATGACCATTTATCACCCGACGGTCGAGTAATGGAAATCCTCAGCGAAACCAATTGTCAAGGATGGTTAGAAGGCTATTTATTAACAGGTCGTCATGGTTTCTTCTCCTGTTATGAAGCTTTTATTCACATCATTGATTCGATGTTCAACCAACACGCCAAATGGTTGAAAACGACTCGTCATATTACTTGGAGAAGACCAATTGCATCTTTAAATTATCTTCTCACTTCCCACGTTTGGCGACAAGATCATAACGGGTTCTCTCACCAAGATCCTGGTTTTATTGATCATGTAATTAACAAAAAAGCCGAAATCATTCGTGTTTATCTGCCACCTGATGCTAATACTTTGCTGTCAGTAACCGACCATTGTTTAAGAAGTCGGAATTATGTCAATGTGATTGTTGCCGGTAAACAACCAGCCTTACAATATTTAGACATGGATTCGGCAATTAAGCATTGTACTAAAGGTTTAGGGATTTGGGAATGGGCTAGTAATGACCAAGACAGTGAAACTGATGTAGTTATGGCTTGCGCTGGAGATGTTCCGACTTTGGAAACTTTAGCGGCTGTGGATATTTTAAGACAACATTTCCCAGATTTAAAAGTGCGAGTTGTGAATGTGGTGGATTTGATGACACTACAGCCACAAAGTGAACATCCTCACGGTTTAAGTAATAAGGATTTCGATACAATTTTCACAACTGATAAACCTGTGATTTTTGCATTTCATGGTTATCCTTGGTTAATTCATCGTCTCACCTATCGGCATACAAATCACAACAATATTCATGTGCGTGGTTATAAAGAAGAGGGAACAACAACCACACCTTTTGATATGGTGGTGATGAATGATTTAGATAGATTTCACTTGGTTATGGATGTCATTGACCGTGTACCAAAATTAGGTTCTAAAGCAGCTTATGTAAAACAACAATTACAAGATAAGTTGATTGAACACAAGCAATATATCCAGAAACATGGTGAAGATATGCCAGAAATTCAGGATTGGACTTGGCCATATTAA
- a CDS encoding helix-turn-helix domain-containing protein, translated as MISDAPYQCASCVSPVSLELEQINNLTNGILKEFTIENLLSYLIKLGQNVEIMVTNQQEDKSQPKINVVYQKIA; from the coding sequence TTGATATCTGACGCACCTTACCAATGTGCCAGTTGCGTAAGTCCTGTAAGCTTAGAACTTGAACAAATAAATAATTTAACTAACGGTATTCTCAAAGAATTTACAATTGAAAATTTATTAAGTTATTTAATTAAATTAGGTCAAAATGTAGAAATCATGGTAACAAATCAACAGGAAGATAAATCTCAACCAAAAATTAATGTTGTCTATCAAAAAATTGCTTAA
- a CDS encoding LL-diaminopimelate aminotransferase: MQFANRLQPLKSNVFADMDTAKSIALAAGRELIDLSLGSSDLPAENHVIEAIAQSLHDPSTHGYLLFRGTQGFRQAAAQWYEQKFGIPVDPETEVLPLIGSQEGTAHLPLAVLNPGDFALLLDPGYPSHAGGVYLAGGQIYPMPIKAENNFLPVFSDIPVTILAQSRLMVLSYPHNPTSAIAPLFFFQEAVAFCQQHNIVLVHDFPYVDLVFTEETQNLKSLVPSILQADPEKSVSIEFFTLSKSYNMGGFRIGYAIGNPQLIQALKQIKATVDFNQYIGILNGAIAALTGPQDGVKLAVNTFRQRRDTFIKALHSIGWNVSTPEATMYIWAKLPTQWSHNSIEFCTELVKQTGVAASPGVGFGKFGEGYVRFALVQKAELLETAVERISQFLY, translated from the coding sequence ATGCAATTTGCTAACCGCTTACAACCCTTAAAATCTAACGTATTTGCCGATATGGACACAGCCAAGTCCATTGCTTTGGCTGCTGGAAGAGAATTAATTGATTTATCTTTGGGTTCATCAGATTTACCAGCCGAGAATCATGTCATAGAAGCGATCGCCCAATCTCTCCATGATCCTAGCACTCATGGCTACTTATTATTTCGTGGTACTCAAGGTTTCCGTCAAGCCGCAGCCCAATGGTATGAGCAAAAATTCGGTATCCCAGTTGACCCGGAAACCGAAGTTTTACCCCTAATTGGTTCTCAAGAAGGAACAGCCCATTTACCTTTAGCCGTGCTTAATCCCGGCGATTTTGCTCTATTATTAGATCCTGGTTATCCTTCCCATGCCGGGGGAGTATACTTGGCTGGTGGTCAAATTTACCCCATGCCAATAAAAGCAGAAAATAATTTTTTACCAGTTTTTAGTGATATTCCCGTCACCATTTTAGCCCAGTCGCGGTTAATGGTCTTAAGCTATCCTCATAATCCTACCAGTGCGATCGCCCCATTATTCTTCTTTCAAGAAGCAGTAGCTTTTTGTCAACAACATAATATAGTTCTTGTTCACGACTTCCCCTACGTAGATTTAGTCTTCACAGAAGAAACCCAAAATCTAAAATCCCTTGTTCCCTCAATATTGCAAGCTGACCCCGAAAAAAGCGTCTCGATTGAATTCTTCACCCTTTCTAAGTCTTATAATATGGGTGGCTTCCGCATTGGTTACGCAATTGGGAATCCGCAATTAATTCAAGCCCTCAAGCAAATCAAAGCCACCGTTGATTTTAACCAATATATAGGAATTTTGAACGGAGCGATCGCCGCCCTCACCGGACCACAAGATGGTGTAAAACTTGCAGTTAATACATTTCGTCAGCGCCGGGACACCTTCATCAAAGCTTTACACAGCATTGGCTGGAACGTTTCCACCCCAGAAGCCACAATGTACATTTGGGCAAAATTACCCACCCAATGGAGTCATAATTCCATAGAATTCTGCACCGAACTAGTTAAACAGACAGGTGTAGCGGCTTCCCCAGGAGTCGGTTTTGGCAAATTTGGTGAAGGATACGTTCGCTTTGCATTAGTGCAGAAAGCAGAACTATTAGAAACTGCTGTAGAAAGAATTTCTCAGTTCCTCTATTAA
- a CDS encoding DUF29 family protein, whose translation MTQELIDLRNSILEQRYTDALAIVDELEGMSKQAILRNIQAFLRILLIHLVKNQIETRLTNSWVASIRNSLIEIKKINLKENKKSYYINQDEWDSWLEDEIELAIADASLEVLNGIYNEFQLAEMVNKNEVISIARKFLELTHLHSVKELPKTIAELLIQLPGGEDWKLGKR comes from the coding sequence ATGACACAAGAACTAATAGACCTCAGAAACAGTATTCTAGAACAACGTTACACCGACGCTTTGGCTATTGTTGATGAATTAGAGGGGATGAGTAAACAAGCGATTTTACGAAATATTCAAGCATTTTTGAGAATTTTGTTAATTCATTTAGTTAAAAACCAAATAGAAACCCGATTAACTAATTCTTGGGTTGCTTCTATTCGTAATTCATTGATAGAAATTAAAAAAATAAATCTCAAAGAAAATAAGAAATCCTATTATATCAACCAGGATGAATGGGATAGTTGGTTAGAAGATGAAATTGAATTAGCCATAGCTGACGCTAGTTTAGAAGTTTTGAATGGGATTTATAATGAATTTCAATTAGCGGAAATGGTTAATAAAAATGAGGTAATCTCTATCGCTAGGAAATTTTTGGAATTGACTCATTTACATTCTGTGAAAGAGTTACCAAAAACTATTGCTGAACTGTTAATACAGTTACCCGGTGGTGAAGATTGGAAATTAGGGAAAAGGTAA
- a CDS encoding PspA/IM30 family protein, giving the protein MGLFDRLKRVVGANLNDLVSKAEDPEKMLEQALLEMQEDMVKLRQGVAQAIAAQKRTEKQYNEGQNEINKWQRNAQLALQKGDENLARQALERKKTYTDTATALKTSLDQQTAQVEGLKKNLIQLESKISEAKTKKEMLKARITAAKAQEQLGNMVSGMSTSSAMSAFERMEEKVLMEEAKSQAVSELVSADLDHQFARLESGSDVDDELAALKASLAPAPEPPKLLTPEQPRPATPAQATSTAKQAEPVDAELEALRKQLDNL; this is encoded by the coding sequence ATGGGATTATTTGATCGCCTTAAACGAGTAGTTGGTGCTAACTTAAACGATTTAGTCAGTAAAGCCGAAGATCCAGAAAAAATGCTGGAACAAGCTTTATTAGAAATGCAGGAGGATATGGTGAAGTTGCGTCAAGGCGTAGCTCAAGCCATAGCAGCCCAAAAACGGACAGAAAAACAGTATAATGAAGGACAAAACGAAATTAATAAGTGGCAACGCAACGCCCAACTAGCCCTGCAAAAAGGTGATGAAAACCTAGCCCGTCAAGCATTAGAGCGCAAGAAAACTTATACTGATACCGCTACGGCTTTAAAAACTAGTCTAGATCAGCAAACTGCTCAGGTAGAAGGTCTGAAAAAGAATTTAATCCAGTTAGAGAGCAAAATTTCTGAAGCCAAAACCAAGAAAGAAATGCTCAAAGCCCGAATTACCGCAGCCAAAGCCCAAGAACAATTGGGAAATATGGTGAGCGGAATGAGTACCAGCAGTGCCATGTCCGCTTTTGAGCGCATGGAAGAAAAAGTATTAATGGAAGAAGCTAAATCTCAGGCTGTATCCGAGTTAGTAAGTGCAGATTTAGATCACCAATTTGCTCGTTTGGAATCTGGTAGTGATGTTGATGATGAATTAGCTGCTTTGAAAGCATCCCTAGCACCTGCACCAGAACCCCCCAAACTACTCACTCCAGAACAACCCAGACCCGCAACTCCAGCACAAGCAACCAGCACAGCTAAACAGGCTGAACCAGTTGATGCTGAATTGGAGGCTTTACGCAAACAATTGGATAATCTGTAG
- a CDS encoding BrnT family toxin has translation MLSIKKLLNASLYNTDKYWSAVITYRSDKIRIISVRRSHTEEVNIYES, from the coding sequence ATGTTGTCTATCAAAAAATTGCTTAATGCTAGTTTATATAATACTGATAAATATTGGTCAGCAGTCATTACCTATCGTAGTGATAAAATAAGAATTATTTCTGTTCGTCGTTCTCATACTGAAGAGGTTAATATTTATGAAAGCTGA
- a CDS encoding PspA/IM30 family protein, with amino-acid sequence MEVINRILRVIRANFNSLVSNAEDPEKILETAFMEMQENLVQLRQGVAQAIATQKRTERQAAAGESQAAEWYRRAQLALQQGNESLAREALTKRKFYEETATTLTSQIQQQKDIVAKLKQDMRTLELKLAEVKTKKDMYIARARSAEASYRLQEMLTGASATSSLGALERMEEKVLQIEAQSEVAITLGGDDLEKRFASLDSHHEIDTELAAMKTHILNQGENPQPDHNLPKTPKP; translated from the coding sequence ATGGAAGTTATTAACCGTATTCTGCGGGTGATTCGCGCTAATTTTAATAGTCTGGTTAGCAATGCAGAAGATCCAGAAAAGATTCTGGAAACAGCTTTCATGGAAATGCAGGAGAATTTGGTACAATTGCGTCAAGGGGTAGCTCAAGCGATCGCCACCCAAAAGCGCACAGAACGTCAAGCAGCCGCAGGAGAATCCCAAGCCGCAGAATGGTATCGTCGCGCCCAATTAGCCCTCCAGCAAGGCAATGAATCTCTAGCACGGGAAGCTCTCACCAAACGCAAATTTTACGAAGAAACCGCTACAACCTTAACCAGTCAAATTCAACAGCAAAAAGATATAGTCGCCAAATTGAAGCAAGATATGCGGACTTTGGAATTAAAACTGGCTGAGGTAAAAACCAAAAAAGATATGTATATCGCTCGCGCTCGTTCCGCCGAAGCTTCCTATAGGCTCCAAGAAATGTTAACTGGAGCTTCTGCCACATCTAGCTTAGGTGCATTAGAACGAATGGAGGAAAAAGTTTTACAGATAGAAGCACAATCAGAAGTTGCTATTACACTGGGTGGTGATGATCTAGAAAAAAGATTTGCATCCTTAGATTCTCATCATGAGATTGATACAGAACTGGCAGCAATGAAAACTCATATCCTAAATCAAGGAGAAAATCCCCAGCCAGATCATAATTTACCCAAAACACCCAAACCATAA
- a CDS encoding DUF29 family protein, with translation MTQELIDLRNSILEQRYTDALAIVDELEGMSKQAILRNIESFLLRLMIHLIKNQVEQRLTNSWAASIESSILEIKKLNLKDNKKSYYLNIDEWVEILEDAIELAIRPASLEIMNGKFQRQQISQMLNKPQLILTATELINLTYNYQIRELPDIIDDYLGNLSGGEDWKLGKR, from the coding sequence ATGACACAAGAACTAATAGACCTCAGAAACAGTATTCTAGAACAACGTTACACCGACGCTTTGGCTATTGTTGATGAATTAGAGGGGATGAGTAAACAAGCAATTTTACGAAATATTGAATCATTTTTGTTGAGATTGATGATTCATTTGATTAAAAATCAAGTGGAACAGCGGTTAACTAATTCTTGGGCTGCATCAATTGAAAGTTCAATTTTAGAAATTAAGAAATTGAATTTAAAAGATAATAAAAAATCTTACTATCTGAATATTGATGAATGGGTAGAAATCTTAGAAGATGCTATAGAGTTAGCAATTCGTCCTGCAAGTTTAGAAATAATGAATGGAAAATTTCAAAGACAACAAATTTCTCAAATGTTAAATAAACCACAATTAATATTAACTGCAACTGAGTTAATTAACTTGACCTATAATTATCAAATTAGAGAATTGCCAGATATTATTGATGATTATTTAGGTAATTTATCTGGTGGTGAAGATTGGAAGTTAGGGAAAAGGTAA
- the brnA gene encoding type II toxin-antitoxin system BrnA family antitoxin yields the protein MKAEEFDTKFDNGEDITEFLDLSQVHHSGYTQKRVNIDFPVWMIEALEQEAKRLGVTSDSIIKLWLAERLDKKVITN from the coding sequence ATGAAAGCTGAAGAATTTGATACTAAGTTTGACAATGGTGAAGATATTACTGAGTTTTTAGACTTATCTCAAGTACATCATTCAGGGTATACACAAAAAAGAGTTAATATTGATTTTCCTGTTTGGATGATAGAAGCCTTAGAACAGGAAGCAAAACGTTTAGGTGTTACTTCTGATTCTATTATTAAATTGTGGCTGGCTGAACGTCTGGATAAAAAAGTGATTACCAATTAG